The Ferviditalea candida genome includes the window CTGGTGAAGCAGTTCGGCTTCAAGCAGCGATTTTTGTCCGGGATCCGCAAGCTTCGGGTTGAATGGTACCGTAGTTTGGGGGAGGCGTTCCGGGGGATGGAAAAAAATTTGTTTGCCGGATTCCGGTACAATCCATGGCTTGCCTTGGCTGGTATTCTCGGTCAGCTGGCGTTGTTTGTCTTTCCGTATGTCGGAATGCTGCTGTTCGGTGATTGGCGGAGCGCGTTGTTCCTGCTTTCCGTTATTCTGATGATGTCGCTCTATGTATTCGTATTAAAGAAATTCACGGTATACAAAGGGGCGGAAGTATTTGTGCTGCCGATCTCCTCGCTGATATTGGTGTATGTCTTGGCCCGTTCCGTCGTGCTGGCATACGTGCGCGGCGGAGTGTATTGGAGAGGAACGTTCTACCCGCTGAAGGAACTGAAGCGAATGTACGACAGCTAAAAAAACCAGTTGAAACCCGCAAATAATCATTGAAAAACCTTACATAATGTGTTATATTAGAGGTGAGCGAAAATTCAATAAATTTTTCTTCCAAGACATTCATTATTTTCTTATGGTATGGGCAGAATAAAGTCAACTTAATACCGTGGGGTGATGAAAATGAATTCGAACGTTTCCATTCCCAAGGGCGACGATAAAATCGTCGTTGAATTGACCGTGAAAGAAGCCATTGCCTTATCCGGGACTCGCTTTAATGAGGATCCCGGACTCGTATTCGAAGCGCGCAAAAAGCTGAAGCATTTTGTTGAAGACAAATTGGAAGTCGGTCGTTCCGGGAAAATGCATTAAATAAAAAGATGGTTCGAATGCGGCAGTTGCAGAATATTATTGAGCCGCTGCAGGCGCTCTATCGCGGGATTTTCCCGCGGGAGCGCCTTTTTTAACGCTTGGGCAAATAACGGGTTCGCTGTTCTGCAAAACGGCGGACCGATCAACCGCTTTACTTTCTCCGTCCGGTTGTGCACAATATACTGTGGGTTGTACGGATAATGACAGGAGGAAACGCAGTGAGGCTGAGAGGCAAAAAAATGACGGAGGAAATGCTTCAACGGCTGTCGGGTCTGATGGTTGACGAAGCGGAATCATATAAGGGGAGATGGGCCGAATGGTTTGGCAATAACCGTCCGATTCACGTAGAGCTTGGCATGGGCAAAGGGAAATTCATCAGCGAGATGAGCGTGCTTCATCCTGATGTGAATTTCATCGGCGTGGATATGTACGATACCTTGATTCACCGGGCGGTTGAAAAAGCATTCGTCGTATGGAAAGAAGCGCATGGCACCGCCCCGATGAATATAGCATTGGTCAGGATGAATATCGAGCACATCGAGAAGGTTTTCGCTGACAGTGAAGTCGAGCGGATTTATTTGAACTTCAGCGATCCTTGGCCCAAAAAGCGGCACGCCAAAAGAAGATTGACCCATCCCGAGTTCCTGAAAAAATACTTGCAGTTGCTCAACGAACGGGGGGAAATCCATTTCAAGACGGATTCGCGTCAGCTGTTTGAATTTTCACTGAACGCTTTCTCCGATATGGGACTCCGCATGCGGAACATTTCCCTTGATCTGCACGCCGAAGGGCCTGCTGCCAACAACGTTATGACGGAATATGAAAGCAAATTTTTTGATCAGGGCGTCAACATTCACCGCTGCGAGGTTATCGTCGGGGAACGAGCCCTGCAGGAGCATGTGCATAAGCTCAGGGAAATTCTTCGGAAATATTAATATCTGCTTGATATCGGCCTGATACAGCCTCAAAATAGGCTGCTGTCCGATTCACTCTAACACCGCTGATATCCCTGCTCCTGTGCAATCAGATCCAGATGAAGGGTAGCCATTTCTTCCAAATAAATGAGTGGGTAGGATTGAGGCTCCAGCACGTTTACCCCTTTTATGTATGTTTTGCAGCCGTCGCAAACATCAATGCGGTATTTGTTTTTTTCCTCTTCAACAAACAGGAAATCCAAATTTTTGTGATCCGTGCTGTGACAGTTGGCGCACATGACCCTCTGGAACATCCAATCGCAGCCGCAGGAACCGCAGCGCAGAAAGCGGAAATTTTCCGAATCGCGGTATTCCGACAGGATCGGATGGCTTCCGCACACCGGACAATATCCTTTTCCCCATTCTTCCAGGTCCGGACAACGGGTCCAGGCACGGCTGTAGCGGTCAAGCGTGGGCAATAAACTGTACTGGACCAAGACGGCAATCAAGGGAATATCCACATTGTACCGTTCCGATAATTCCCACAAGGGTTTGTCATGGTTGCGGAGGCTTTCCGCCAAAACAAGACGGATTTCCTGGTCTGTTACAGACTTTTTCAGCTTTTTCAAGGAGTGCTTTGCTTTTTCCAATCCCGACCAATCGATCAATTTCCGAAACAATGGAACGGCAAATGATAAATCCACTTGATCTTCCAAGCCATCAAGCAAGTAATCTCCATTACGCCACTTCGCTTTTATTTCATCTTCGGACAACGGGAAAGGTGTAAAGTTGGGCGTATACATGATCATTTCCTTCATTAAATCCTGGTGGATGTCGGCCATTGATTTTATCGTTTTATTTTTGTCCTTTAGCCTTTTCCACCGGCTTTCGATTGTTGCAAGCATTTCCATGTCCGTTCCCCCCTTTTTTGAAAGAGCAAGTGGTGAGAGGAACCTCACCACTAAGGGCTCGCGATGAAATTAGTTCCACTTTTGGCGGGAAAGTAACCTTACTGAAGCCGCCGTTTACAGATGCTGTGCGCCGATGACCAATACATATCTCAAGGCCAATCCGCCGGCAAGGATAAGAATGTTTGAAAGTATCAATCTTTGTCTATCTCCCATAAGGGAGGGTTTGTACCTGAAAATAAGAGGCAGAATCAATCCCGCAAGCACAACGCCGCCAAACAGAAGAATGGAATTGCTGCCCGTCACCAGAATTTCCGCCAGCGGTCCAAGGCTGATGATAAATAGTACAATGAGAATCAATTCGATCACCATGACAATGGTATCCGCTTTTTCCAACTTATGAATGTAATCTTTTGCCTCTTGCGCTTTTTTGGATTTCATCAAAACGATCGCGGCAAGACCCGTCGATATGCCTGAAGCCAGAAAGAGTACGGGAATAAGGCTGGTTGCCGACCATACAGGCCATTGCGTTGCCGTAAGAAGAATTCCGGTGTATGTTCCAATGTATCCGGCTGCCAATATCCCGATAGGCAGGTATATATTTCTGCCCGGGCCTTCATGGAGATTGATCAGCAAACGGATCAAAGGATTTTTCGCTGCAAGGTTTTTCATTCTGATTACCGCATAAATAAAAGAGAGGGCGGAGATGGCGCTGAATAACAGGATTGCCCATGAACCCAAGGACATCACGGAAACAGGCTTGAACATCAGCACTCCGTCGCGGGGATTGAACATCATATGGAAAAACCTGATAAATTTATCCGGAACGTGAAGATCCAGAATTAACATCAGCCCGCTGACAATCATCAGAGGCATGCCCAGCAGATAGCCGGATATTGAATAATCGCGCT containing:
- the nrfD gene encoding NrfD/PsrC family molybdoenzyme membrane anchor subunit, which encodes MYPYPHELSAPGWHWAIMIYFFAAGIAIGSYIFAAFGQLLGSRAERDYSISGYLLGMPLMIVSGLMLILDLHVPDKFIRFFHMMFNPRDGVLMFKPVSVMSLGSWAILLFSAISALSFIYAVIRMKNLAAKNPLIRLLINLHEGPGRNIYLPIGILAAGYIGTYTGILLTATQWPVWSATSLIPVLFLASGISTGLAAIVLMKSKKAQEAKDYIHKLEKADTIVMVIELILIVLFIISLGPLAEILVTGSNSILLFGGVVLAGLILPLIFRYKPSLMGDRQRLILSNILILAGGLALRYVLVIGAQHL
- a CDS encoding formate dehydrogenase accessory protein FdhE, which translates into the protein MEMLATIESRWKRLKDKNKTIKSMADIHQDLMKEMIMYTPNFTPFPLSEDEIKAKWRNGDYLLDGLEDQVDLSFAVPLFRKLIDWSGLEKAKHSLKKLKKSVTDQEIRLVLAESLRNHDKPLWELSERYNVDIPLIAVLVQYSLLPTLDRYSRAWTRCPDLEEWGKGYCPVCGSHPILSEYRDSENFRFLRCGSCGCDWMFQRVMCANCHSTDHKNLDFLFVEEEKNKYRIDVCDGCKTYIKGVNVLEPQSYPLIYLEEMATLHLDLIAQEQGYQRC
- the trmB gene encoding tRNA (guanosine(46)-N7)-methyltransferase TrmB, translating into MRLRGKKMTEEMLQRLSGLMVDEAESYKGRWAEWFGNNRPIHVELGMGKGKFISEMSVLHPDVNFIGVDMYDTLIHRAVEKAFVVWKEAHGTAPMNIALVRMNIEHIEKVFADSEVERIYLNFSDPWPKKRHAKRRLTHPEFLKKYLQLLNERGEIHFKTDSRQLFEFSLNAFSDMGLRMRNISLDLHAEGPAANNVMTEYESKFFDQGVNIHRCEVIVGERALQEHVHKLREILRKY